In Lewinellaceae bacterium, a single window of DNA contains:
- a CDS encoding restriction endonuclease produces the protein MNDLKIIPVRNEMDFESLCLDIARERYGDYNAQKYGRRGQKQWGIDIKATDRKNNHEKIAIQCKFKYDPAKISLDQKKKEIRAELTAALEKHSFDGFVYAANIENDAHLQDYAEELSREYGVSVTVWSQEDMESDIRLFPRLRRLYTLGGPVASVTLIDQDFMEGLELQAGQPVAAKTNIFRFYHGIYANNSQWYGILDNLDAPRQGKAGIDEQLEKLFARIYLENRVAVVVSGGGGTGKSTLLRRIAIDNARLGKYVNWWVEDVNDFLEYDAFTISENREQQHLIFIDDWYRNQPEDSGKEFFRWLKTQTNALVLIGDRRGKGPYTEFLFDNFIISLEPSENQAILDHIAGTSPALSRIITQIRAKDALPNQNSISILLFVIAHLFEQEADPENISLEGGVKTRFQRIIAGKLYALEQDAKYRGLGKALYLLASIYASPRLNYAVFPENFFLQSASLLGENPRLPERIKSNHGFPEEVNALVYRRVAAAQSGEIYKYIHFNHDVLAEEGIIHAPSIYEHLDLETDLYEQEQLLKLFIKERDTTSCIMLWLWLHTEKGFDATYEVLWGILRNGLTHLRGRGDLFFRLKVVKDAELKKDISIYVLSQPDFFKLPSGVVSTALNLLRQEKAGKRAAQTILSQPDFFKLPSSIVSTSLNLLRQEETGKWAAQTILAQPDFFKLPYSIVSTSLNLLRQEEAGKRAAQTILEQPDFFKLPDSIVSTALNLLRQEETGKRAAQTILEQPGFFKLPHQIISTALNLLREEETGKRAAQTILEQPDFFKLPHQIISTALNLLREEEAGERAVQTILSQADFFKLPKEIVSTALNLLCQEEAGKRAAQTILSQPDFLKLPKEIISTSLNLLRQEEEGKRAAQTILSQADFLKLPFEIVSKAMNLLREEEVGKRAAQTILSQADFFKLPDSIVSTSLNLLREEEAGKRAAQTILSQVDFFKLPFEIVSTSLNLLREEEAGKRAAQTILILFQGDFFKLPKEIVSKALNLLHQEEEGKRAARIILKHCKKAETFLVFHATKALSISQEPADYQVVAAFLEETYHQKRNVSAGQVRLFFDLLYLPLLDHHIHRKRVFGIIKNYRPRIRRNRKYNTYQVLQCYAQYPDILYFQEEVRQLQKSILEHCVEDLEHQYQHHSHDMITAHILVALQQMEQDALAEEVKERLLRYGEENPLFKDTELYGYLEDPEALR, from the coding sequence ATGAATGACCTCAAAATAATACCGGTTAGAAACGAGATGGACTTTGAGTCCCTCTGCCTCGATATTGCCAGGGAACGGTACGGCGATTACAACGCCCAGAAGTACGGGCGCAGAGGCCAGAAGCAATGGGGGATAGACATCAAAGCCACCGATAGGAAAAACAATCATGAAAAAATCGCCATTCAGTGTAAGTTCAAATACGATCCGGCTAAAATCTCTTTGGATCAAAAGAAAAAGGAAATCCGGGCGGAATTAACAGCCGCCCTCGAAAAGCACTCCTTCGATGGTTTCGTTTATGCGGCCAATATCGAAAACGACGCCCACCTGCAGGACTATGCGGAAGAACTGTCCCGGGAATATGGCGTTTCGGTAACGGTTTGGTCTCAAGAAGATATGGAAAGCGATATCCGCCTGTTTCCCCGGCTGCGGCGATTGTACACTTTGGGCGGCCCGGTAGCATCCGTTACGCTTATCGATCAGGATTTCATGGAAGGCCTGGAGTTACAGGCGGGCCAGCCAGTAGCAGCCAAAACCAACATTTTCCGCTTTTATCACGGCATCTACGCCAACAACAGCCAGTGGTACGGCATACTGGACAATCTGGACGCCCCGAGGCAGGGAAAGGCAGGAATAGATGAGCAGTTGGAAAAATTGTTCGCCCGGATCTATCTGGAAAACCGGGTCGCCGTTGTGGTGTCCGGCGGCGGTGGCACCGGCAAATCCACCCTGCTTCGCCGGATTGCCATTGATAATGCCCGCCTCGGCAAATACGTCAACTGGTGGGTGGAGGACGTCAATGATTTCCTGGAATACGACGCCTTCACTATCTCCGAAAACCGCGAACAACAACACCTGATTTTCATTGACGACTGGTACCGGAACCAGCCGGAAGACAGCGGAAAAGAATTCTTCCGCTGGCTCAAAACCCAAACAAATGCCCTGGTTCTAATCGGAGACAGAAGGGGTAAAGGGCCCTATACAGAGTTTCTGTTCGACAACTTTATCATCTCCTTAGAGCCCTCCGAGAATCAGGCCATCCTCGATCACATTGCCGGCACCTCCCCGGCGCTCAGCCGCATCATCACCCAAATCAGGGCGAAGGACGCCCTGCCCAACCAGAATAGCATCTCCATCCTCCTTTTTGTGATCGCCCACCTGTTCGAACAAGAAGCCGACCCGGAGAATATTAGCCTGGAAGGCGGCGTAAAAACCCGCTTCCAGAGGATCATCGCCGGCAAACTTTACGCTTTGGAGCAGGACGCCAAATACCGGGGCCTGGGCAAGGCCCTGTATTTGCTGGCTTCCATTTACGCCAGCCCGCGCCTGAATTATGCCGTCTTCCCCGAAAATTTCTTTTTGCAGTCGGCCAGCCTGTTGGGAGAGAACCCCCGCCTGCCGGAACGGATCAAAAGCAATCACGGCTTCCCGGAGGAGGTGAATGCTTTGGTTTACCGGAGGGTGGCGGCTGCACAAAGTGGGGAAATCTATAAATACATCCATTTCAACCACGACGTTCTGGCGGAGGAAGGCATTATCCATGCCCCTTCCATTTATGAGCATTTGGACTTGGAGACAGATCTTTATGAGCAAGAGCAACTCCTGAAATTATTTATCAAAGAGAGGGATACTACTTCTTGTATAATGCTTTGGTTGTGGTTGCATACCGAGAAGGGATTCGATGCAACCTATGAGGTTTTATGGGGCATTTTGCGAAACGGCCTTACTCATCTTAGGGGGAGGGGGGATTTATTTTTCCGTTTAAAGGTGGTTAAGGACGCTGAACTAAAGAAAGATATCTCTATTTATGTCCTATCTCAGCCGGATTTTTTTAAGTTGCCATCAGGTGTTGTATCTACTGCGTTGAACCTGTTACGCCAGGAAAAAGCAGGGAAACGGGCGGCTCAAACCATTCTTTCTCAGCCTGATTTTTTCAAGCTGCCCAGTTCAATTGTCTCCACGTCGCTAAACCTGTTGCGCCAGGAAGAAACGGGCAAATGGGCGGCTCAAACCATCTTGGCACAACCGGATTTTTTCAAGCTGCCTTATTCAATTGTCTCCACGTCGCTGAACCTGTTGCGTCAAGAGGAAGCAGGCAAACGGGCGGCTCAAACCATCTTGGAACAGCCTGATTTTTTCAAGCTGCCCGATTCAATTGTCTCCACGGCGCTGAACTTGTTGCGCCAGGAAGAAACGGGCAAACGGGCGGCTCAAACCATCTTGGAACAGCCTGGTTTTTTCAAGCTGCCTCATCAAATTATCTCCACAGCGCTGAACCTGTTGCGCGAGGAAGAAACGGGCAAACGGGCGGCTCAAACCATCTTGGAACAGCCTGATTTTTTCAAGCTGCCTCATCAAATTATCTCCACAGCGCTGAACCTGTTGCGCGAGGAAGAAGCGGGGGAACGGGCGGTTCAAACCATCCTTTCCCAGGCGGATTTTTTCAAGCTGCCTAAAGAAATAGTTTCCACGGCGCTGAACCTGTTGTGCCAGGAGGAAGCAGGCAAACGGGCGGCGCAAACCATTCTTTCCCAGCCTGATTTTTTAAAGTTGCCTAAAGAAATTATCTCCACATCGCTGAACCTGTTGCGCCAGGAAGAGGAAGGCAAACGGGCGGCGCAAACCATTCTTTCCCAAGCAGATTTTTTAAAGCTGCCTTTTGAAATTGTATCCAAGGCAATGAACCTGTTGCGCGAGGAAGAAGTAGGCAAACGAGCGGCTCAAACCATCCTTTCCCAAGCAGATTTTTTCAAGCTACCGGATTCTATAGTCTCCACGTCGCTGAACCTGTTACGCGAGGAAGAAGCAGGCAAACGGGCGGCGCAAACCATCCTTTCCCAGGTGGATTTTTTCAAGCTGCCCTTTGAAATAGTCTCCACGTCGCTGAACCTGTTACGCGAGGAAGAAGCAGGGAAACGGGCGGCGCAAACCATACTCATCCTCTTCCAGGGGGATTTTTTCAAGTTGCCTAAAGAAATTGTCTCCAAGGCACTGAACCTATTACATCAAGAAGAGGAGGGCAAGCGAGCTGCCCGAATAATACTGAAGCATTGCAAAAAGGCTGAGACTTTTCTGGTCTTCCATGCCACTAAAGCGCTCTCCATTTCTCAGGAGCCTGCCGATTATCAAGTAGTGGCGGCATTTTTGGAGGAGACCTATCATCAAAAGCGCAACGTATCCGCCGGACAAGTACGCTTGTTTTTCGACCTGCTGTACCTTCCTTTGCTGGATCATCACATCCACAGAAAAAGGGTATTCGGCATCATCAAGAACTACCGGCCAAGAATCAGGCGAAATCGAAAGTACAATACTTATCAGGTTTTACAATGCTACGCCCAATACCCCGACATACTCTATTTCCAGGAGGAAGTCCGGCAGTTGCAGAAAAGCATACTGGAGCATTGTGTGGAGGATTTGGAGCATCAGTATCAACACCACTCCCATGATATGATCACTGCCCACATACTCGTGGCGCTCCAGCAAATGGAGCAGGATGCTCTGGCGGAAGAGGTCAAGGAACGGCTGCTTCGGTATGGGGAGGAGAATCCGCTGTTTAAGGATACGGAGCTTTATGGGTATCTGGAAGATCCGGAGGCTTTGAGGTAG
- a CDS encoding serine hydrolase, with translation MILRNGITLLFLFATLYCQAQEINQQALQTLLQQAEASHSDGVVIYHKGKLVGEWYFGKEPKRVDCKSVTKSITGLAVGLLVTQGKLAVDQKVAEFYPSWDQEVKRDISVRHLMAHTSGLLDSEFSLVENTPDAVEYALVSTLTHPVGQYHVYNNKAINLLAGIIEKAAGMPMDQWVEKELFRPLGITDFFWRKDAAGSPYCMAFLEIRPLDLAKIGQLLLQNGQWEGRQLISQAFIEEATRPAAPFLPDYGLLWELYTDKLEFVVDASQLQALEAAGVHPDFLAKARQMAGRYEGYRGYYGKVREVFGKDTWQAEFQRHLWPTGLHLGRKEAGAQWAFAGLGYLGQHLVVYPEAELVAVRLIAHYDGYDWETDELEDFPKLVRALVEGAGR, from the coding sequence ATGATCCTTAGAAACGGAATCACCCTGCTATTCTTATTCGCTACCCTCTACTGCCAGGCTCAGGAAATCAACCAACAAGCCTTGCAAACCCTGCTCCAGCAAGCGGAAGCTTCCCATTCCGACGGCGTCGTCATTTACCACAAAGGAAAGCTGGTAGGGGAGTGGTATTTTGGCAAAGAACCCAAGCGGGTCGACTGCAAGTCGGTCACCAAGTCCATTACCGGGCTGGCGGTGGGCCTGCTCGTCACCCAGGGCAAGCTGGCTGTCGATCAGAAAGTAGCCGAATTTTATCCCTCCTGGGATCAGGAAGTGAAGCGCGATATTAGCGTCCGCCACCTCATGGCCCATACCTCCGGCCTGCTGGACAGCGAGTTCAGCCTGGTGGAAAACACACCCGATGCGGTGGAGTACGCGCTGGTGTCCACCCTCACCCATCCGGTGGGTCAATACCACGTGTACAACAATAAAGCGATCAACCTGCTGGCGGGCATCATCGAAAAGGCCGCCGGCATGCCCATGGACCAGTGGGTGGAAAAAGAACTGTTCCGCCCCCTGGGCATCACCGATTTTTTCTGGCGCAAGGACGCGGCCGGCAGCCCCTACTGCATGGCTTTCCTGGAGATCCGCCCCCTGGATTTGGCAAAGATCGGCCAACTGCTGCTGCAAAATGGGCAATGGGAAGGACGGCAACTCATCAGCCAGGCCTTCATCGAAGAAGCTACCCGCCCGGCGGCGCCTTTCCTGCCCGACTACGGCCTGTTGTGGGAACTGTATACCGATAAGCTCGAATTTGTGGTAGACGCTTCCCAGTTGCAGGCCCTGGAAGCCGCCGGCGTTCACCCGGATTTCCTGGCCAAAGCCCGGCAGATGGCGGGCCGCTACGAGGGCTACCGCGGCTACTACGGCAAGGTGCGGGAGGTGTTTGGCAAAGACACCTGGCAGGCTGAATTTCAGCGCCACCTCTGGCCTACCGGCCTGCACCTGGGCCGTAAGGAGGCCGGGGCGCAATGGGCGTTCGCCGGGCTGGGCTACCTGGGGCAGCACCTGGTCGTCTACCCGGAAGCGGAGCTGGTGGCGGTGCGCCTGATCGCCCATTATGATGGGTATGATTGGGAAACGGATGAGTTGGAGGATTTTCCGAAGCTGGTGCGGGCGCTGGTGGAGGGGGCGGGGCGGTAG
- a CDS encoding tyrosine phenol-lyase — translation MSPHRFKTMGEQAGRRSWAEPWKIKMVEPLTMTTREEREAAIREAGYNTFLLKSKDVYIDLLTDSGTSAMSDRQWAGMMLGDEAYAGSVNFYHLEQAVQQYYGYKYLVPTHQGRGAEHLISQALIKKGQYVPGNMYFTTTRLHQEMAGGIFVDVIIDEAHDPASLHPFKGNMDLNKLEDLIKEKGAENIAYVSLAGTVNMAGGQPVSMANVKALRQLCDKYGVLLMLDATRMVENAYFIQTSEEGYAGKPVAEILKEFCSYTDGAWMSGKKDHLVNIGGWLAVNDEELFDELRNMVVVYEGLHTYGGMAGRDMEAMAIGIRESVQDDHIRARVGQVLYLGQLLIDWDIPIVRPVGGHAIFLDARAFYPHIPQDRFPAQMLAAQLYLDSGIRSMERGIVSAGRDPKTGDHRHPRLELTRLTIPRRVYTEAHMDVVAESVMEVFKERDNTRGLKMVYEPKRLRFFQARFEPIE, via the coding sequence ATGAGCCCACACCGTTTCAAAACCATGGGAGAACAGGCCGGGCGCCGCTCCTGGGCCGAGCCCTGGAAGATCAAGATGGTCGAACCTCTCACTATGACAACGCGCGAAGAAAGGGAAGCCGCGATCCGCGAGGCCGGTTACAACACCTTCCTGCTAAAGTCCAAAGACGTCTACATCGACCTGCTGACCGACAGCGGCACCAGCGCCATGAGCGACCGCCAGTGGGCGGGCATGATGCTGGGCGACGAGGCCTACGCGGGCAGCGTCAACTTCTATCACCTCGAACAGGCCGTGCAGCAGTACTACGGCTATAAATACCTGGTGCCCACCCACCAAGGGCGGGGCGCCGAGCACCTCATCAGCCAGGCCCTTATTAAGAAAGGGCAGTACGTGCCGGGCAATATGTACTTCACCACCACCCGCCTGCACCAGGAAATGGCCGGAGGCATCTTCGTCGACGTCATCATCGACGAGGCCCACGACCCGGCCAGCCTGCATCCCTTCAAAGGCAATATGGACCTGAACAAACTGGAGGATTTGATTAAAGAAAAAGGAGCGGAAAACATTGCCTACGTCAGCCTGGCCGGCACGGTCAACATGGCGGGCGGTCAGCCGGTGAGCATGGCCAACGTGAAGGCGCTGCGGCAACTGTGCGATAAATACGGCGTACTGCTGATGCTCGACGCCACCCGCATGGTAGAGAACGCCTACTTCATCCAAACCAGCGAGGAAGGCTACGCCGGCAAACCGGTGGCCGAAATCCTCAAAGAGTTCTGCAGCTACACCGACGGCGCCTGGATGAGCGGCAAAAAGGACCACCTGGTCAACATCGGCGGCTGGCTGGCCGTCAACGACGAAGAGCTTTTCGACGAGCTGCGCAACATGGTAGTTGTCTACGAAGGCCTGCACACCTACGGCGGCATGGCCGGCCGCGATATGGAGGCCATGGCCATCGGCATCCGCGAATCGGTGCAGGACGACCACATCCGCGCCCGCGTCGGGCAAGTGCTCTACCTGGGGCAGTTGCTGATCGACTGGGACATTCCCATCGTGCGGCCAGTGGGCGGCCACGCTATCTTCCTGGACGCCCGGGCGTTCTACCCCCACATCCCGCAGGACCGTTTCCCCGCCCAGATGCTGGCGGCCCAACTGTACCTCGACTCCGGCATCCGCAGCATGGAGCGCGGCATCGTCAGCGCCGGCCGTGACCCCAAAACGGGCGATCATCGCCACCCCCGCCTGGAGCTCACCCGCCTGACCATCCCGCGCCGGGTGTACACCGAGGCGCACATGGATGTGGTGGCGGAATCGGTGATGGAGGTATTTAAGGAACGGGACAACACCCGGGGGCTGAAGATGGTGTACGAGCCGAAG
- a CDS encoding helix-turn-helix transcriptional regulator, translated as MHLTTLIAILSALAVGHALFLAAYLWSFAEGRRLPNRLLALLLLALAIRIGKSVVITLFPDSSDAWPAIALVGLFGIGPALWLYSRAATLFLPRWKAVYFLHFAPAALLAIAIPWMPEEAFFLAYVVGIGQMMAYWVASLWAIRMVPPTAIADWLFRVHLGLLPIALVFILQLFVNSLYIYVMVTAVAAGTLYALSFLALWRRGALHPALNNLSPDDPAVRSLGARIQRVLEQEKLYTDPNLTVDKLAGHLQDQGYLVSRAVNLYFEKTFPELLHEYRIREAERLLQSPDAQHLSIEAIAYESGFNSLSAFYAAFKKIKQVTPAEFRKTFS; from the coding sequence TTGCACCTGACCACCCTCATCGCCATCCTAAGCGCCCTGGCCGTCGGCCACGCGCTTTTCCTCGCTGCTTACCTGTGGAGTTTTGCAGAAGGCCGCCGCCTGCCCAACCGCCTGCTGGCGCTGTTGCTGCTGGCCCTGGCCATCCGCATCGGCAAGTCGGTGGTCATCACCCTTTTTCCGGACAGCAGCGACGCCTGGCCGGCCATCGCCCTGGTAGGGCTCTTTGGCATAGGGCCGGCTTTGTGGTTGTACAGCCGTGCCGCTACTTTGTTCCTGCCTCGGTGGAAGGCTGTTTATTTCCTGCATTTCGCGCCGGCTGCTCTGCTGGCCATTGCCATTCCCTGGATGCCGGAAGAGGCGTTTTTTCTGGCTTACGTCGTCGGCATTGGCCAGATGATGGCCTATTGGGTGGCCAGCCTGTGGGCAATTCGAATGGTGCCGCCGACGGCGATTGCAGATTGGCTGTTCCGGGTGCACCTGGGGCTGCTGCCGATAGCGCTCGTATTTATTTTGCAGTTGTTTGTCAATAGCCTTTACATTTACGTGATGGTCACGGCTGTTGCTGCCGGGACGCTCTACGCTTTAAGCTTTCTGGCCCTCTGGCGGCGCGGCGCGCTGCACCCTGCTCTGAACAACTTGTCGCCGGATGACCCGGCAGTCCGTTCCCTGGGAGCGCGCATTCAGCGCGTTTTAGAACAGGAGAAACTATACACCGACCCCAACCTCACTGTCGACAAGCTGGCGGGCCACCTGCAGGATCAGGGCTACCTCGTCTCCCGTGCGGTCAATCTGTATTTTGAAAAAACCTTCCCCGAACTGCTGCACGAATACCGCATTCGGGAGGCGGAGCGCTTATTGCAAAGCCCGGATGCCCAGCACCTCAGCATCGAAGCCATCGCCTACGAAAGCGGGTTCAATTCCCTCTCCGCTTTTTACGCCGCTTTTAAGAAGATCAAGCAGGTGACGCCCGCCGAATTCCGCAAAACTTTTTCCTGA
- a CDS encoding PorT family protein, giving the protein MRTFRCFDDGWLPVSRLLALFFALMMWAFLPAQPRLGVIGGVNLSDLRQEGKDNSGVEYNMRSSVKAGLVVDWAIGNSGFAIQAEPLYVQKGAQVKTPVKSEVDVPEIDFKMNYIELPILAKYSFDLGALRPYLIAGPEFGWMLTAKNAVLDVKDDYENFDFLATGGLGLDIEATDMVFVFLEGRYNYGLYDINAVPDSSIELYNRGVQVMGGVKLALW; this is encoded by the coding sequence ATGAGAACGTTCCGATGTTTTGACGATGGCTGGTTGCCTGTCAGCAGGCTGCTGGCCTTGTTTTTTGCTCTGATGATGTGGGCATTCCTGCCCGCTCAACCCCGATTGGGCGTCATCGGCGGCGTCAACCTGTCTGACCTCCGGCAGGAGGGTAAAGACAACAGCGGCGTGGAATACAACATGCGGTCGAGCGTCAAAGCGGGGCTGGTCGTTGACTGGGCGATCGGGAACAGCGGTTTCGCCATCCAGGCCGAACCCCTGTACGTCCAGAAAGGGGCACAGGTGAAAACGCCTGTTAAATCTGAGGTGGATGTGCCGGAAATCGACTTCAAAATGAATTACATCGAGCTGCCGATCCTGGCCAAATATTCCTTTGACCTGGGCGCCCTGCGGCCCTATCTAATTGCCGGCCCCGAATTCGGATGGATGCTGACGGCTAAAAACGCCGTCCTCGACGTGAAGGACGACTACGAAAACTTCGATTTCCTGGCCACCGGCGGCCTCGGCCTCGACATTGAGGCTACGGACATGGTTTTCGTCTTCCTGGAAGGGCGGTACAACTACGGCCTGTACGACATCAATGCTGTGCCGGATAGCTCTATTGAACTGTACAACCGCGGCGTTCAGGTGATGGGTGGGGTGAAACTGGCGTTGTGGTGA